Proteins from one Deltaproteobacteria bacterium genomic window:
- the cas6 gene encoding CRISPR-associated endoribonuclease Cas6 → MPVTAIINMRALTGGAMPRSFHCLMHPLFLDRISEADSELGEAVHSSGAMVPFSISPVMGRKIKGAILENESYWVRLCFLQAELEDVFLNTLERGLWNEPMHLGDLSFQVEDVILGRQDGNPWSGRRSYEEMLCDGPVSQNVALRLASPVSFKRGDLHYPLPDPGMIFGNLARRWNLFSSEKVPEKPICTDVSYSFLDICTEPYALRKGGSILGTIGRLTFIFQGNEEMWRYYRTLLDFAFFSGIGVKTTQGMGMCRIIE, encoded by the coding sequence ATGCCTGTAACAGCTATCATAAACATGCGTGCTTTGACCGGCGGGGCAATGCCCCGCTCCTTTCACTGCCTCATGCATCCCCTTTTCCTTGACCGCATTTCAGAGGCAGACTCAGAGTTGGGAGAGGCCGTTCACAGTTCCGGGGCCATGGTTCCTTTTTCAATATCGCCTGTAATGGGCAGGAAGATCAAGGGGGCTATCCTTGAAAACGAGAGCTACTGGGTGCGGCTTTGCTTCCTCCAGGCAGAACTTGAAGATGTGTTCCTCAATACCCTTGAGAGGGGTTTGTGGAACGAACCAATGCATCTGGGCGACCTCTCATTTCAGGTGGAAGATGTGATCCTTGGAAGACAGGACGGCAATCCATGGAGCGGACGAAGAAGCTATGAGGAGATGCTTTGTGATGGTCCAGTCTCCCAAAACGTGGCTTTACGTTTGGCAAGTCCGGTTTCCTTCAAACGAGGGGATCTGCATTATCCGCTTCCTGATCCGGGTATGATTTTTGGCAACCTGGCAAGGCGGTGGAATCTCTTCTCCTCTGAAAAGGTGCCGGAAAAACCGATCTGCACGGATGTGAGCTATTCTTTTCTTGATATTTGCACAGAGCCTTATGCATTGAGGAAAGGGGGCAGTATTTTGGGAACAATAGGAAGACTCACTTTTATTTTCCAGGGCAATGAAGAGATGTGGCGGTATTATCGAACGCTCCTTGATTTCGCCTTTTTCTCCGGCATCGGAGTCAAGACCACCCAGGGCATGGGGATGTGCAGAATCATCGAATGA